A region of the Paracoccus jeotgali genome:
TCGCTTCCTCACCGACGCGCCTTGCCGCCTGCCCAACGCGGATCATCGCGCCTGAAACTGCGTGCCGGCGTTTCGCTGCATCTTCCGACTTGGAAACGCTGGCCGCAAGCATCGCCATCGAGCGCGCCTGCTCGACCTCGATAAAAATGTCGGCCATGCGGTGCTGCAGGGACTGAAATGCCCCAATCGGCTGATCGAACTGCCGGCGGGTCTTTAGATAGTCAAGCGTCGTTTCCATGACGGCCTGCATGATCCCTACTGCCTCGGCGCAGATCAGCGCGCAAGAGTAATCCGAGACCGCGTCAATGATCGGCCATGCCTCACCCGACGCTCCGATCCGTGCGGCATCGGGCACGCGCACATTGGCGAGGTCGACATCGGCAGCCCGCATCCCGTCGATGGTGCGGTAATCGGTGCGGGAAAGACCGTTAGCATTTCCCGGCACGACGAACAGCGAAATGCCCTCATGATCCCGTCGGTCACCCGTAACGCGCGCCGACACGATCAGGTGATCGGCTTGGGCACCATGAATAACGACGGTCTTGCGTCCGTTCAGTACGTGTTGGTCGCCATCGGTGCGGACGGTGGTCGCCACGTCGAACCGGTCGAACCGCGATTGTTCTTCGCCCATGGCGCAGGCAAGGCGGACAGTGCCGGCCGCCGCCCCGCCAAGCAAGTCGGCGAAGCGACCTTCGTCATGTTTTAGAAATTCGACTCCGCAGACGGTGGCCATGTAGGGTTCGACAAGAAGGGCTTTACCCAGCGCCTGCATCACGACGAACATGTCCGCGCCGCTGGCGCCGAACCCGTCCAACGCTTCTGGTACTGGCAGCGCAAGCAACCCCAGATCGCTCAACCCGGCCCATGCTTGCGCGCTTACTCCGTCAAGCGATCCGATGATGTCG
Encoded here:
- a CDS encoding acyl-CoA dehydrogenase family protein; translation: MDFTSTEEQTQLSETLGRWTDKEYGFERRRDIIGSLDGVSAQAWAGLSDLGLLALPVPEALDGFGASGADMFVVMQALGKALLVEPYMATVCGVEFLKHDEGRFADLLGGAAAGTVRLACAMGEEQSRFDRFDVATTVRTDGDQHVLNGRKTVVIHGAQADHLIVSARVTGDRRDHEGISLFVVPGNANGLSRTDYRTIDGMRAADVDLANVRVPDAARIGASGEAWPIIDAVSDYSCALICAEAVGIMQAVMETTLDYLKTRRQFDQPIGAFQSLQHRMADIFIEVEQARSMAMLAASVSKSEDAAKRRHAVSGAMIRVGQAARRVGEEAIQLHGGIGMTNEMKVAHYFKRLTTFGAVDGDVDYHVTRFTSQPGFCYPD